TTGTGGAATTCTTGAAGCGCCTGCTGCGCGGTGCCGAACAGCCGATCATTCTGGTTGTCGACGGGCACCCGATTCACAAGGCCAAGACCGTAAAAACCTTTGTGGAACAGCAGCAAGGCCGGCTGAAATTGGCCTTTTTGCCACCGTATGCGCCGCAATTGAATCCGGATGAACAGGTCTGGGGCTACATCAAGCCGCGTGTCGCCAAGCAGATGCCGGAGAATAAAATTGAATTAAAGAAACTCGTTCAATCGGCCATGCACCGATTACAGAAACTCCCGGATGTCGTGAAATCTTTCTTTAGGCATCCGGAATGTCGATATGCTGGCGAGTGACAATACTTTCTTTATGAGCAGTATCTGCAGGATTGGGTTGCCGCTATTTTCTCATCTGATGATTTGTTCGAGGCACCCAAATGTAGCTGTACTTTTGTCCTATAATTAACTGTGCAGATAAATATTACAAAATTTTCAACATTAAAATTACAATACGATGCTATCAAACAACGATTTACAGCAAATTAGCGAAAAATGTATTTCAGAATCACAAATTGTTTATCAGCTTAAAAGTTTTGAAACGGGTTTCCCGTTTTTGAAAATTATTAATGCTGCATCACCAGATCATGGTATTACGATTGCTTCGGATGCACAAATTAATGATTTGTTGGAAACATGGAATGCTTATTTAAAAAGCGATGCTTCAATACTCAAATTTGTTCCGGCATCGGGTGCGGCTAGTCGTATGTTTAAAGATTTATATGAGTTTTTGGATGCCGATTATGCCGAACCGACAAAACCTGCTGAAATTAAATTTATTACCGAAATTAAAAACTTCGCTTTTTACGATGCTTTGAACGAATGTTGTTTGAAAAATAATAATAAAAGTATTGATGAGCTGATTGAAAATGGAGAGACGAAAGCCATTGTATCTAATTTATTAAACAGTAATGGCTTGAATTATGGTGCTTTGCCTAAAGGCTTACTTTTATTTCACACCTATAACAACGAAAAACGTACTTCGCTACAGGAGCATTTGGTGGAAGGTGGATTGTATGCTTCTAATGCATCGAATGAAGTAAATATTCATTTCACAGTTTCAACTGAACACCGTCAACTGTTTGAAAAACATGTAAATGATACGCTTCCTGAATACGAAAATGTACTGGGTAAAAAATTCAACATCAGTTTCTCAGAACAAAAGCCATCGACTGACACTATAGCTGTCGACGAACAAAATCAACCATTTCGCGAAAATGGAAAATTAGTTTTTCGTCCCGGAGGACATGGCGCTCTTATTGAAAATCTGAACGATTTGAATGCAGATGTGATTTTTATTAAGAATATTGATAATGTGGTTCCTGATTCGCTCAAAAGCCAAACAGTCAAATATAAGAAAGCTATTGCAGGTTTATTGATTAAACTTCAACAAAAAGCGTTTGAAAATCTTCAACTATTGGAGAACGATAACATCTCCATTTCAAGCTTACATGAAATTGCACTGTTTTGCGAAAAGCAACTTAATAACATTCACCCTGAAATTAACAAATTGAATGAAAGTGAATTAAAACAGTACCTAAAATCAAAACTGAATCGTCCGATTAGGGTTTGTGGTATGGTTAAAAATACCGGAGAGCCTGGTGGCGGTCCTTTTCTTACTGTAAATGCAGATGGAACCGTATCTACTCAAATTCTCGAAAGCTCGCAAATTGATTTATCAAATCCTGCTGAAAAAGCTAAAATGATGAATTCAACACATTTTAATCCTGTTGATTTGGTATGTGGAGTGAAAAACTATAAAGGCGAAAAATTTAATCTTTTACATTATGTCGACAACCAAACCGGATTTATTTCATCGAAATCCAAGGGTGGTAAAGAATTGAAAGCTTTAGAGTTGCCCGGACTTTGGAATGGAGCCATGAGCGATTGGAATACAATTTTTGTTGAAGTTCCTATCGAAACATTTAATCCGGTAAAAACAGTGAACGATTTGCTTCGTCCTGAACATCAAAAATAAGATAATTTGTTTCCAATTAAAATTATTGAATCATATTTATTCAAAAGGTTTATCACATTATTTGTAATGAGCTTTGTTATCTGCATACTTATTTTTCTCGATGCAGTTTCTTTGGAAACATGGCGAATTTAAAAGTGAAGTGCGCGATCTTTCTTTAACCTGCAGTTGCTATTTTCTACTCCGTATAGGTTAGGATGATCAGTTCCTTAAGGTTTTACTTTGACGAGCGGATGATGTGTGCCTAACCTTATGGCAAAATTAAATAAGCACTGTAAGGTCTTTGTTTTAGGCGATAATGTAAGTTTATTCCCAACTCTCAGCACGAGATATAGCAATGATAAGACTGTTATGCACCTTTTTGGTAGCATTGATACCGGTAAAACTGGCTTTTAGTCAGGATTTGCTGGAAACCTATCAGCTAGCGAAAGCCAATGACCCGGAATTTAAAAGCTCGGATATCAATAAGCTCGCTACCGCCGAGATCAAGTCGCAAAGCATCGCGCAGATGTTGCCGAATCTTTCCTTTAGCGCCAACAGCAGCCGCAATCGCCTGGAAAGTACCAGCTTTCTGGGAACCACCTTGCAGCATTACTGGGACAGCAAATTCGGTATCAATTTAAAACAACCGGTGTTTCATTGGGAACATTGGGTGCAGCTCGATCAAGCCGATAACAAAATTGCTCAGGCGGAAGCACAATTCCAGGCTAAACAACAAAGCCTGATCCGCAGAACCGCCGAGGCTTATTTCAACATTCTGGCCGCGCAAGACAATCTGGAATTTGCCAACTCGGAAAAAAAAGCCATCGAAAAACAATTGGAACAGGCCAAACAGCGGTTCGATGTCGGCATCATCGCCATTACCGATGTTTACGAAGCCCAAGCCGGCTATGACAGGGCTCTGGCCAGCGAGATCGAAGCACAAAACCTTTTGGATAATAGCAAAGAAGCCTTGCGGGAAATCATTGGTGAGAATGCCGCCGAACTAAACAGCTTACAAGCGCAAATCCCGCTTAGCCCACCAGCACCCGAGGATTTGGCGTCCTGGTCGAATACGGCTGAGAACAATAATTTCTCTATCGTCGCACAAATTAATCAAGCCGAATACGTCCGCAAAAACGTCGAGTTACAACAATCCAAACATCTGCCCACCCTCGACATCGTCGCGCAATACAGCGAAATGGACACCGGCAACCGCTACGGTTTACGCGGCGACAATGAAAGTTTCGGATTGCAACTGAACCTGCCTTTATACGAAGGCGGCGGCACCTCTTCCCGTAGCCGCCAAGCGGCCTACGAGTATGAAGCCGCCAAGGAAGATTTGACTAAAGTAAAACGCAGCATCAATCGCGGCGTTAAAGACGCATTTCGCGGCGTGGTTTCCAGCATCAGCCGGGTTAAAGCGCTAGACGCCACCAGCAAATCCGCCGAAATGGCCGTGGAAGCCGCTGAAGCCGGCTTTGAAGTAGGCACCCGCACCATGGTGGACGTACTCACCGAGCAACGTAATTTATATAAAGCCAAGAGCGATTACGCCAGAAGCCGCTACGACTATCTGATCAACGGTATCAAACTCAAGGAAGCGGCCGGCAGCCTGAATGAGCAGGATCTGGAACAGATCAATCAATATCTGCAGGGAACATTGAGTAAGAACTAGCCTACCCATTGAGTGCTCGAGGCCGCTCGTTAACATTACCGGTTTCGCCGCTCGCCAATGCCGGGCGTTATTGGCACAACCATGTGCTGACCATGTAGGTTTCGGCTATAACCGGTAAATGTTCTGGCTGAGGATGCTGTGAGTTTCCAAACCTTTGCTATAGCGGGAAAGATACGCTTTACTTCGTTTACCGCATCCTCAACGGCTGAGGCCGCATGCAGCCAAGATCCGGCGGCAAGCAGCCCGCCGTAACCTTAATCGATTCATGCAAGCCTCGGAATCATCCCGTCATCGCTTTTAGCCTTGCGCGCAAGCCTTTTAAGCTCGCGCACGAGACTTTTCGCTATCGTCGCAAGGCTTTTTGGGTTGCGCGCAATTCTAAAAGCCTTGCGGACTCACTTAAAAGTTTTGCGGGCAACACAAAATCATTTGTTCGCCGGGCAAAACGCCTAGCGTGCAAGGCTATTAAGCTTGCGCACAAGCTATTTTGCTATCCTCGCAATGCTTTTGGGTTTGCCCGCAACCCACCAAGCCTTGCAGGCAAAGCAAATTGATTTACTCGCCCGGCAAAATGCCTTGCGCGCAAGGCGTTTTGGTTTGCACGCAAGAGAATTTGGCTTTCGCGACTAGCAAAATGCGATTCTCGTTTGGCTCCAAGGCTTACTAACGGGGAACAGCTAACCACCCCTGCGGAAAATATGGCATCTGTTCGGGAATTAGATATAGTCGATCACGTTATTTGTGGTGGGGTTTGACGGCCATCGGCCAAAAGCCGCCAAACGATACAAAAACGCCAATCGCAAATGTCCACTCAAAAGCAGACGTAGAGTTTTGTAAGTTTACGAACCGTGCCAATCGCGAAAGATGCGCTTCACGTTGTTCGACGCATTCTGCGGCCCTCCCCTGTTAGATGCATTAGATTTGTAAGGAGTCAAATCCTATGCCAGAATTACTGAAAACACGCGCGAACGTAAGATTAGCGAAGCTAGAAGTATATTTGGTTGTCGAACATTGTTTGCCTACGCTTTGTGCTGTCGCAAATTTACAGATGGTTAAGTAGCCTGCTGCAATCGTGCATTAACGTTATCTCGTCATTGACTGAAGTCAATGACGCTGATCCAAGTATTAAATACCTATACTTGAACCTTATTTGGAATCTTATTTGTGGGAGTTAGGCATGATTAAAGCAGAACAACTAGGAGAGAAGAGTGTTTTGTTTGGGATAATTTCAGCACTAATATATACTGCAAAACAAACCTATGGCGGGATAGTAAAAGATGCTGGACAAGAAACTGCGGTACTTGCAACAACAGTAATTATTCTTTCAATAATCAGCCTAGAATTTAAATTGTATGAAACTAGAAAAAGCATCAATAAAAGTCCGATAAGTATATTAATTTTTTTATTTTTATATCATTTGGTTGCAGCTTTCATGCGTTCTATAGCAGCAAGATTACAAGCTCACAATATTCTGAAGAGAAAAACTCTTTAATTTCGAGGTTTTCAAGTTTAAAAGGCGCAGCAATCAGTAGTTTTGAAAAAGAAAAAAAGGAAAAAAAACTCGAAATAAGCCAAATAGAACAAAAAAAACAGGCACTGTTAACGGAGCTAAGGACTGGGTTCGGTAATGAGGCAAGAAAAATCACAAAAGACTTAGAAAAAAAATACGGAATTGCTTTTACAAATGAGGATAAAAATTCGCTCGGAGATGTAGGAAAAAGAATAGATGATTATATTTCTAAAAATTATTCAGACATCCAATTTTATCAGGACTCGATTAAAAACATTGAAACTAACATTAAAGGCTTGGAAAATGAAAACGCGAGCAGCGAATCAATAAAAAACTTTATCTTGCAATATAACGCAGTTGGAAATGGCCTTAAGAATATTTTCCAAAATTTTAACTTTGAAAACTATTTGTCAGATATTGATAGAATTGGGACTGTTTCTTACACGCTAGCAACAGTTGCCAACCAAAGCAAACTTAGTGATGTCAACTATAGTTTATTAGTGACAACGATACTTGAGTTTTCTCCGATTATTTTAATATTCGTCAGTACGTCTGGTGCTACCACAAGGTCTCGGTCTGTTTTTCGTCCACCAAATCCTTCAGACAATGACGAACTCAGTGTATTAATAGACACAAAAGAACTAAAGGAATAAAAATGTTCGGTAAAAATTATTTTCTGGAAAACAACTCAAACGCTTTGCTTTTATTTGGTGTTTCTGGCGCAGGAAAGACATGTTTTATTACTGCATTGATGAAATATCTTTACAATAAAAATGCACTTTTAATTGATAGCGAGCATGATAAAGATGGGGCGAAACACTTCTACAACCTTATTAAAGAGTGGTCAAATAACAAACTTCCGTCAATTACACCCACAGATCAACTTAGAGGTATTAATTTTGCCATAACAAAGAATAACAGTTTGGCAAAATATAGGATCTTTGATTTATCCGGCGAAAGCATAGCTTCAATTGAACGAAATTTTAATTCCACAATTGAAAGCCTTGTTAATAACAATGAAACATCAGTGACTGTATTTATATTTATTGATCCAACCAAGCCCAGTTTAGATCAGGATCTTCTGCTTCATCAACTCTATCTCAGACTTGTAAATCATTATAACTACAACTTTAATAATGTTGCACTTGTTTTAACAAAATCTGATACTTTAAATCCCAATATCAAGTCCAAGCCACTTTCCAGCTACATTGAAAAAGATTTTACAGGCACCTTTAATTGGATAAACAAAAATGTCGCCAATAAGAATTTTTTCATTTTTAGCATTGGTGAGCAAGACTCTGGTGACAATAAGTTCATAATTAATCAAGATAATAAATATTGTGAAGATGTGGTGGATTGGCTATTTTCACACTCATTAAAAGAAAATCAAAGCCTAGAAGTCAAAAGCATAAAAAGTGTCGCAAGTTTCTTCCTAAAAAACAAAAAAATTATTTCTGAAGTTTTTGAATTAATTATAAAAAAATGACAATGCGTAGCAATGTTTTTGTTTTTACGTTTGGTTTTTTGGAAGTTTTCGGCCTAAAAATCTTTGAAGAAAAG
The window above is part of the Methylomonas sp. ZR1 genome. Proteins encoded here:
- a CDS encoding DUF4301 family protein, whose protein sequence is MLSNNDLQQISEKCISESQIVYQLKSFETGFPFLKIINAASPDHGITIASDAQINDLLETWNAYLKSDASILKFVPASGAASRMFKDLYEFLDADYAEPTKPAEIKFITEIKNFAFYDALNECCLKNNNKSIDELIENGETKAIVSNLLNSNGLNYGALPKGLLLFHTYNNEKRTSLQEHLVEGGLYASNASNEVNIHFTVSTEHRQLFEKHVNDTLPEYENVLGKKFNISFSEQKPSTDTIAVDEQNQPFRENGKLVFRPGGHGALIENLNDLNADVIFIKNIDNVVPDSLKSQTVKYKKAIAGLLIKLQQKAFENLQLLENDNISISSLHEIALFCEKQLNNIHPEINKLNESELKQYLKSKLNRPIRVCGMVKNTGEPGGGPFLTVNADGTVSTQILESSQIDLSNPAEKAKMMNSTHFNPVDLVCGVKNYKGEKFNLLHYVDNQTGFISSKSKGGKELKALELPGLWNGAMSDWNTIFVEVPIETFNPVKTVNDLLRPEHQK
- a CDS encoding TolC family outer membrane protein, producing the protein MIRLLCTFLVALIPVKLAFSQDLLETYQLAKANDPEFKSSDINKLATAEIKSQSIAQMLPNLSFSANSSRNRLESTSFLGTTLQHYWDSKFGINLKQPVFHWEHWVQLDQADNKIAQAEAQFQAKQQSLIRRTAEAYFNILAAQDNLEFANSEKKAIEKQLEQAKQRFDVGIIAITDVYEAQAGYDRALASEIEAQNLLDNSKEALREIIGENAAELNSLQAQIPLSPPAPEDLASWSNTAENNNFSIVAQINQAEYVRKNVELQQSKHLPTLDIVAQYSEMDTGNRYGLRGDNESFGLQLNLPLYEGGGTSSRSRQAAYEYEAAKEDLTKVKRSINRGVKDAFRGVVSSISRVKALDATSKSAEMAVEAAEAGFEVGTRTMVDVLTEQRNLYKAKSDYARSRYDYLINGIKLKEAAGSLNEQDLEQINQYLQGTLSKN